Below is a genomic region from Bacteroidales bacterium.
AACGTCGAGCGTGAACCTCGTTTCACACGGCGTCCGCGCCGGGTGAAACGTAGTGTTCCACGCTCTTGTTGGACGCCTCTTTCAGATGTTTCCGTATCTGTACCGTCCGATGATTTCCGAATTGAGAAATCGCCCCTTTGACGGTGCATTGAGCAAGGCTGTGTAAATCGCCTCGGGAACTGCTTGATAAAAGTACCGCGATCCATTCTTGAACGCGACGTAAAGAGTCTGTGACTTGTTGTCGTAGGACACACCGGCAACATTCGATGACTCCACCGGCACAAACGCGATGCCCCCTACGAGGACTGGTGGTTGGGGAAGAGCGGCGGGTGGTGCACTGCGGGACATTGCGCTCGTCTCCGCAGATGCCTTGACGCCCGTTATGGCAGTGGTCGAGACGCGACCAAGATAATCGGTCAGGACACTCTCAAAGTATCGTGTACAGTCGGATGCGCCGGATACGGCGTGTGCGCACTCGTGCAGAAGAGTTCCGGCAAATGGCGCGAGAGAGCGAAGTTGTGCCCGCTTTATGATTACTGCCTTCAGATTGCTGTCCCACACGCCATTGGTGTCGTCTTCAGAAGCGCGCATGATTTGAGACACTCGAATATCTGGAATGTCCCTCTGGCGAAGGCCAACCAATGCAAGCACGTCATATCGCCTGCGCCAGACGTG
It encodes:
- a CDS encoding KTSC domain-containing protein, coding for MAFVPVESSNVAGVSYDNKSQTLYVAFKNGSRYFYQAVPEAIYTALLNAPSKGRFLNSEIIGRYRYGNI